One stretch of Dokdonia sp. Hel_I_53 DNA includes these proteins:
- a CDS encoding DUF3667 domain-containing protein: MSRKLTKKERKELKKKNNLLEVKETCVNCNQFIALDQRFCTHCGGKRIYNRLTWRNLIEDFLDRFLNLENSFLKTFVAMFRRPEDVIGGYINGMRKKYLPAFSYFAIAISLTGFYYFLLQGWFFDTYIDAQTQLFSESMQEPQVQIQQDLTGALMENQSLYMFLIIPILALMSRVVFWNYKQYNLVEHFVIFLYTYSHISIVSVILQILFIWSSSLLFFASIIVMLFMLFFSIYVLKRLFSLDAAAMILKTSLFFIILSLFMCLIISPVIVYGIKTVIAHKEGKDVNIDESTLMGKFLKTSIEQAERQKRKDSIKKDSIKRVERFQKVELDLSKR, from the coding sequence ATGTCTAGAAAACTTACAAAAAAAGAAAGAAAAGAATTAAAGAAGAAAAATAATCTATTAGAAGTAAAAGAGACATGCGTAAACTGCAATCAATTTATTGCGCTTGATCAGCGTTTTTGTACGCACTGTGGTGGTAAGCGTATTTATAATAGACTTACGTGGCGTAATTTAATCGAGGATTTTTTAGATCGATTTTTAAATCTTGAAAATTCTTTTTTAAAAACATTTGTGGCAATGTTTCGCAGGCCAGAAGATGTAATAGGAGGTTATATTAATGGGATGCGTAAAAAGTATCTTCCTGCTTTTAGTTATTTTGCTATTGCGATATCTCTTACAGGGTTCTATTATTTTTTATTGCAAGGATGGTTTTTTGACACCTATATTGATGCCCAGACTCAACTTTTTAGCGAGTCTATGCAAGAGCCACAGGTACAAATCCAACAAGATTTGACCGGTGCCTTAATGGAAAATCAATCCCTATATATGTTCCTAATCATTCCAATACTAGCATTAATGTCTAGGGTAGTTTTTTGGAATTATAAACAATATAATTTAGTTGAGCACTTTGTAATCTTTTTGTATACCTATAGCCATATTTCAATAGTTAGCGTTATACTACAGATTTTATTTATTTGGAGTTCAAGTTTACTATTTTTTGCTAGTATAATTGTTATGCTCTTTATGTTATTTTTTTCAATTTATGTACTCAAACGCTTATTCTCTCTAGATGCTGCAGCAATGATACTTAAGACATCGCTTTTTTTTATTATTTTATCTCTATTTATGTGTTTAATAATATCACCAGTTATTGTCTATGGAATAAAAACGGTTATAGCTCACAAGGAAGGTAAAGATGTGAATATCGATGAAAGCACATTAATGGGTAAATTTTTAAAAACATCTATAGAACAGGCAGAGAGGCAAAAAAGAAAGGACTCGATCAAAAAAGATAGTATCAAGAGGGTAGAAAGATTCCAAAAAGTAGAACTAGATCTAAGTAAACGTTAA
- a CDS encoding transglycosylase family protein — MVRNLVKVTVLPCMFGILFFSSSTELNKTYDFSHYATDGVALDYRVPFEEEIMIETPPKFDPTPLVLKNYTGFKEALAFKESQGNYRIVNKFGYMGKYQFGQTTLDVIGIDSHQNFLKNPILQEQAFLLNASRNKWVLRRDIKRFANRWIAGIKITESGILAAAHLAGPGSVKKFLRSGGEIGFSDAFGTSIRSYLKRFSGYDVSNIKAVKRPSIKQLRLVSL, encoded by the coding sequence ATGGTAAGAAACTTGGTTAAAGTTACTGTCCTTCCATGTATGTTTGGAATACTATTTTTTTCTTCTTCTACAGAATTAAATAAAACATATGATTTCTCCCACTATGCGACAGATGGTGTTGCTCTAGATTATAGAGTTCCTTTTGAAGAAGAAATCATGATTGAAACTCCTCCCAAGTTTGATCCTACACCTTTAGTTTTAAAGAATTACACAGGTTTTAAAGAAGCATTAGCATTTAAAGAATCTCAGGGGAATTATAGAATAGTAAATAAATTTGGCTATATGGGTAAGTACCAGTTTGGTCAAACTACACTAGACGTTATAGGTATAGACTCTCATCAAAATTTTCTTAAAAATCCTATTCTTCAAGAACAAGCTTTTTTACTAAACGCTTCAAGAAATAAATGGGTATTACGCAGAGACATTAAGCGCTTTGCAAACAGATGGATTGCGGGTATTAAAATTACCGAATCTGGAATACTTGCAGCAGCACATCTGGCAGGTCCAGGTAGTGTGAAAAAGTTTTTACGTTCTGGTGGAGAAATTGGATTTAGTGATGCCTTTGGAACAAGTATACGTAGCTATTTAAAGCGTTTTTCTGGGTATGATGTATCAAATATTAAAGCTGTGAAGCGACCATCTATCAAACAACTTCGTTTGGTAAGTTTATAA
- a CDS encoding diadenylate cyclase, with product MELIENLRILDGIDILLVAMLMFYVYKLVKGTVAINIFIGIVVIYLIWQLTVLLKMEMLSTVLGQFIGVGMFALIVVFQQEIRKFLLLIGSTNITKSGLFKNFSFSGKKTILNVDINAILAACENMSSTKTGALIIIRRTTSLEFVKDTGDRMDMEVNRPIIESVFYKNSTLHDGAMIIEENKITATRVILPVTQERNIPLRFGLRHRAAVGITEKTDALALIVSEETGDISYVKDGEFVLFKAIDELRLLLENDLS from the coding sequence TTGGAATTAATCGAAAACTTACGCATTCTCGATGGTATAGACATTTTATTAGTGGCTATGCTAATGTTCTATGTGTATAAACTTGTAAAAGGTACTGTTGCCATTAATATTTTTATTGGTATTGTTGTTATTTATCTTATCTGGCAACTTACAGTATTGTTGAAAATGGAGATGCTTAGTACTGTTCTAGGACAGTTTATAGGGGTAGGTATGTTTGCCCTTATTGTTGTGTTCCAGCAAGAAATTAGAAAATTCTTATTACTCATAGGAAGTACAAATATCACTAAAAGTGGTTTATTCAAAAATTTTTCTTTTTCTGGTAAAAAAACAATTCTCAATGTAGATATTAATGCGATACTTGCAGCCTGTGAAAATATGTCCTCGACAAAGACTGGAGCTTTGATTATTATAAGACGTACTACTAGTCTCGAGTTTGTAAAAGATACTGGAGATCGTATGGACATGGAGGTGAATAGACCTATAATTGAGAGTGTATTTTATAAAAACTCTACCCTTCACGATGGCGCAATGATTATCGAAGAAAATAAGATAACTGCTACCAGAGTAATTTTACCCGTGACTCAAGAACGAAATATTCCGTTGCGTTTTGGACTACGTCATAGAGCAGCTGTTGGTATCACAGAAAAAACAGATGCACTGGCGCTTATTGTCAGTGAAGAAACCGGTGACATTAGCTACGTTAAAGATGGAGAATTTGTACTGTTTAAAGCCATAGATGAATTAAGATTATTATTAGAAAATGATTTAAGTTAG
- a CDS encoding adenylate/guanylate cyclase domain-containing protein, translated as MIDFFQRYNRNEVLFYVRRAIWILLAWMLIANIIFFYDYSILKISNGLDSNFDFETSYKANLLVSIIAGLVGGIFTVNVMELWLRKYAFWKALIFITFLYIGIAFLVGTIGAYYYYSDFLGLPLNSLELFERVTQFYTEHLFIKNFVAWLFITILTLIILMINDKYGPGVFPDYLMGRYFLPKNETRIFMFADIRDATRIAEKLGEHEYFNFLKDFFNDIAPAIMQTRGEVYQYVGDEVVITWKMKNGVKNANALRCYYRMKSIIYKKSVKYYKRYNALPDFKVGFHYGQVMVGELGKIKRDIAFSGDVLNTTARIQAICNERGVDILASKAFSDILGKLPRGVRRVPQDGAMLKGKAEEVSLVSFERGDN; from the coding sequence ATGATTGACTTTTTTCAAAGATATAATCGCAATGAAGTGCTATTCTATGTGCGTAGAGCCATATGGATTTTACTTGCTTGGATGCTCATTGCTAATATTATATTTTTTTATGATTACAGTATATTAAAAATAAGCAACGGCCTTGATTCTAATTTTGATTTTGAAACATCTTATAAAGCAAACCTGTTAGTATCTATAATCGCGGGACTAGTTGGGGGGATTTTTACTGTAAATGTAATGGAGTTGTGGTTGCGTAAGTATGCTTTCTGGAAAGCACTTATTTTTATTACTTTCCTGTACATAGGCATCGCTTTCTTAGTGGGGACTATAGGTGCATATTATTACTACAGTGATTTCTTAGGGTTACCCCTTAATAGCTTAGAGCTTTTTGAAAGAGTTACACAGTTTTATACAGAACATCTTTTTATTAAGAATTTTGTAGCATGGTTATTTATTACCATCCTAACGCTCATTATATTAATGATTAATGATAAGTATGGTCCAGGGGTATTTCCAGATTATCTTATGGGGAGGTATTTTCTACCTAAAAATGAGACTAGGATATTTATGTTTGCAGATATACGAGACGCTACTAGAATAGCAGAAAAGTTAGGAGAACATGAGTACTTTAATTTTTTGAAAGATTTTTTTAATGACATTGCTCCAGCAATAATGCAAACAAGGGGGGAAGTGTATCAATATGTTGGGGATGAAGTGGTGATCACTTGGAAAATGAAGAATGGCGTTAAAAATGCAAATGCATTACGCTGTTATTACAGAATGAAGTCAATTATCTACAAAAAGTCTGTCAAGTATTACAAGAGATATAATGCATTACCAGATTTTAAAGTTGGCTTTCATTACGGACAAGTAATGGTAGGAGAGTTAGGTAAGATAAAAAGAGATATAGCATTTTCTGGAGATGTTCTTAATACCACAGCTCGTATACAAGCGATTTGTAATGAAAGAGGGGTGGATATTCTTGCTTCTAAGGCTTTCTCAGATATTTTAGGAAAATTACCACGTGGTGTACGTCGAGTGCCACAAGATGGAGCTATGCTAAAAGGAAAGGCAGAGGAGGTTTCTCTAGTGAGTTTTGAGAGAGGTGACAATTAG
- a CDS encoding thioredoxin family protein, whose product MARTSSNMLPLGTKAPEFQLVDTVTNQLCSYHDVKGVRGTIVMFICNHCPFVIHVIDEIVRIANDYRVLGFGFVAISSNDVDTYPQDGPALMWQNARKNNFTFPYLIDDTQEVAKKYDAACTPDFYVFGPNNKLVYRGQLDNSRPGNGIPVNGRDLREALDNIFNSKPQNELQKPSIGCNIKWK is encoded by the coding sequence ATGGCACGTACATCATCAAACATGTTACCCTTAGGGACTAAGGCTCCAGAGTTTCAACTTGTGGACACGGTTACAAATCAACTATGTAGTTATCATGATGTGAAAGGCGTACGTGGGACTATAGTTATGTTTATTTGTAACCATTGTCCTTTTGTAATTCATGTTATAGATGAAATTGTGCGTATAGCAAATGATTATAGGGTTTTAGGTTTTGGATTTGTAGCTATAAGTAGTAATGATGTTGATACATATCCACAAGATGGTCCTGCATTAATGTGGCAAAATGCTCGTAAAAATAATTTTACGTTTCCTTATCTCATAGATGATACACAAGAAGTGGCAAAAAAGTATGATGCGGCATGCACGCCAGATTTCTATGTTTTTGGTCCAAATAATAAGCTGGTTTATAGAGGTCAGTTAGATAATAGTAGACCAGGAAATGGTATTCCTGTAAATGGACGTGATTTAAGAGAGGCGCTCGACAATATTTTTAATAGTAAACCCCAAAATGAGCTTCAGAAACCAAGCATAGGTTGTAATATTAAGTGGAAATAG
- a CDS encoding DUF3667 domain-containing protein — MSQELKEDSSEKQFSKKKTERRLVVSNQCKNCGHHLFLDQQYCPVCGAKRIHNRITARNLLEDFTERFLNIENVFLKTFISLFTKPENVIDGYVDGLRKRYMSAFSYFAVALTISSFYYFIFRNWFVGPENLGLFSAGLADGANVEDAEFGLKIINFIFDYQSILSFLNIPFYAIISKLVFWNYKKYNFVEHLVIYLYTYSQFQIISSLLGTLFIWSQYGQIIIGILSGIGPIVYTAYVLCRIFNLTLESIIIKTLLFLVIALPVSCLFFSVIGGVLYSFGLFDTLIQNVLENVEAGKAAKEASQVVKDSLPKDTLLKNVQTLRDSIAQ, encoded by the coding sequence ATGTCTCAAGAGCTAAAAGAAGATTCCTCAGAGAAACAATTTTCTAAAAAAAAAACAGAACGGCGTTTAGTTGTTTCTAATCAATGTAAAAACTGTGGTCATCATTTATTTTTAGATCAGCAGTATTGTCCCGTTTGTGGAGCAAAAAGAATCCATAACAGAATAACTGCAAGAAATTTATTAGAAGATTTTACGGAGCGGTTTCTCAATATTGAAAATGTATTTCTCAAGACTTTTATTTCCCTATTTACAAAACCAGAAAACGTAATTGATGGATATGTTGATGGATTGCGTAAGCGCTACATGTCTGCATTTAGCTACTTTGCAGTGGCGCTAACCATTTCTAGCTTTTATTATTTTATTTTTAGAAATTGGTTTGTAGGTCCTGAGAATTTAGGATTGTTTTCAGCTGGATTAGCAGATGGTGCAAATGTAGAAGACGCTGAATTTGGGTTGAAAATTATTAATTTCATATTTGACTATCAAAGTATTTTAAGTTTTTTGAATATTCCATTCTATGCAATTATTTCTAAACTAGTTTTTTGGAATTATAAAAAGTATAATTTCGTTGAGCACCTGGTCATTTACTTATATACGTACTCACAATTTCAAATTATATCCTCTTTATTAGGAACACTTTTCATTTGGTCTCAATATGGCCAAATCATTATTGGTATACTGAGTGGGATTGGACCAATAGTTTATACCGCCTATGTATTGTGTCGTATTTTCAATTTGACTCTTGAGAGTATCATTATTAAAACATTACTTTTCTTGGTTATCGCTTTACCTGTAAGTTGTTTGTTTTTTTCAGTGATAGGAGGTGTGCTATATTCTTTTGGACTTTTTGATACTCTTATTCAAAATGTGTTAGAAAATGTTGAAGCTGGAAAAGCCGCAAAGGAAGCTTCTCAAGTAGTAAAAGATAGTCTACCTAAAGATACGTTACTCAAAAATGTGCAAACTTTAAGGGACTCAATCGCTCAGTAA
- the mltG gene encoding endolytic transglycosylase MltG encodes MYIKKLLLIIVGITVIVGAVFAYFIYDAVFSPNTAFNNDTAAVYIASDATFQDVLNDMKPLLDDVDSFVSVAQKKQYDRNVKAGHFIIKKGMNNNEIIDAIRSKNIPVKVAFNNQERIQDMAGRVATQIEADSLSLINAMLDKDFLTSQGLNEETALTLYIPNSYEFYWNTDAKGFRSKMLKEYKRFWTAERKSQAQKADLTPQEVYTLASIVQKETAKVDERPRVAGVYLNRLREGIKLDADPTVIYAVKKTANDWDMVIKRVLYKDLETQSPYNTYRNSGIPPGPIFMPDVSSIDAVLQPEAHDYYYFVADVENFGYHKFAKTLSQHNANSAAYRRWINNKGINR; translated from the coding sequence ATGTACATAAAAAAATTATTACTCATCATCGTTGGAATTACTGTTATTGTAGGTGCTGTATTTGCCTATTTTATTTATGATGCCGTTTTTTCACCCAATACAGCTTTTAATAATGACACGGCAGCTGTATATATTGCATCAGATGCTACTTTTCAAGATGTTTTAAATGACATGAAGCCACTACTGGATGATGTTGATTCATTTGTTAGTGTAGCCCAAAAGAAACAATACGATAGAAATGTGAAGGCTGGGCATTTTATCATTAAGAAAGGAATGAATAATAATGAAATTATTGATGCTATACGATCTAAGAATATCCCTGTAAAGGTTGCTTTTAATAATCAAGAGCGAATTCAAGACATGGCAGGTCGTGTTGCAACACAAATAGAAGCAGATAGTCTTTCGTTGATAAACGCCATGTTAGATAAAGATTTCTTAACCTCACAAGGTCTTAACGAAGAAACTGCACTTACTCTATATATACCAAATAGTTATGAGTTTTATTGGAATACAGATGCTAAAGGATTTAGGTCAAAAATGCTTAAGGAATACAAGCGCTTTTGGACAGCAGAGAGAAAATCGCAGGCACAAAAGGCTGATCTTACTCCGCAAGAGGTATATACTCTAGCGTCCATTGTACAAAAAGAAACTGCAAAAGTAGATGAACGACCTCGAGTAGCAGGTGTCTATCTCAATAGATTGCGAGAGGGAATAAAATTAGATGCAGATCCAACAGTGATTTACGCCGTAAAAAAGACAGCAAATGATTGGGATATGGTTATAAAGCGAGTTCTTTACAAAGATCTAGAGACTCAATCTCCGTATAATACCTACAGAAATTCTGGTATCCCACCAGGGCCTATTTTTATGCCAGATGTATCTTCAATTGATGCCGTATTACAACCAGAAGCTCACGATTATTATTATTTTGTAGCTGATGTTGAAAATTTTGGATATCATAAATTTGCAAAAACATTATCGCAGCATAATGCAAACAGCGCCGCTTATAGAAGGTGGATTAATAACAAGGGTATCAATCGTTAA
- a CDS encoding peptidoglycan-binding protein LysM yields MKRRYLLLGVLLPVLFVITTGFIVKDENGNTFAAQWFKNQAETYVAPSLEDIVFDFPAGFNSPMLGYSYAGFKEALAFSESSGNYFAVNRLGYKGRYQFGKSALQWVGVKSANDFMNSPVLQESAMDALVAKNKFVLRDYITAFNGKTIGGHMVTESGLIAAAHLCGAGNVMKFLDSDGEYVFADANNVPLTSYLKRFGNFDTSVVSADASARADL; encoded by the coding sequence ATGAAGAGACGTTATTTACTATTAGGAGTATTGCTACCTGTGTTATTTGTAATAACGACAGGGTTCATTGTAAAAGATGAGAATGGCAATACGTTCGCCGCACAGTGGTTCAAGAATCAGGCAGAGACGTATGTCGCTCCCTCTCTTGAAGACATTGTTTTTGATTTTCCAGCTGGGTTTAACAGCCCTATGTTGGGATACTCATATGCAGGCTTTAAGGAAGCTCTAGCTTTCAGCGAGTCCAGCGGTAACTATTTTGCAGTTAACAGACTTGGTTATAAAGGTAGATACCAGTTTGGAAAATCTGCCCTTCAGTGGGTAGGTGTAAAAAGTGCAAATGATTTTATGAATTCTCCAGTATTGCAAGAAAGTGCTATGGACGCACTAGTTGCAAAGAATAAATTTGTTTTACGTGATTACATTACTGCCTTTAATGGTAAAACAATAGGAGGACATATGGTTACAGAAAGTGGACTCATAGCTGCGGCTCATTTATGTGGGGCTGGAAACGTAATGAAGTTTCTAGATTCTGATGGGGAATATGTATTTGCTGATGCAAACAACGTTCCTCTTACATCGTATCTTAAGCGCTTCGGCAATTTTGATACGTCAGTAGTCTCCGCAGATGCGTCGGCCAGAGCCGATTTATAA
- the htpG gene encoding molecular chaperone HtpG encodes MSTGKINVSVENIFPLIKKFLYSDHEIFLRELISNATDATLKLKHLTSIGEANVEYENPRIEVKIDKEGKKLHIIDQGIGMTKEEVEKYINQLAFSGAEEFLNKYEEGAKDTGIIGHFGLGFYSAFMVASKVEIITKSYKDEPAAHWTCDGSPEFTLVEADKKERGTEIILHIAEDSTEFLEESRISQLLAKYNKFMPVPIKFGMKTETLPKPEDAKEDDPAPTQEVDNIINNPDPAWTKQPADLEDEDYKNFYRELYPSQFEEPLFNIHLNVDYPFNLTGILYFPKLGQDMNMQKDKIQLYQNQVFVTDNVEGIVPDFLTMLRGVIDSPDIPLNVSRSYLQADGAVKKISGYITRKVADKLKSLFNADREDFEKKWDDIKLVIEYGMLSEDKFFEKAEKFALYPTVDKTYFTWEELEAKIKDSQTDKDGKMVILYASDKDAQHSYIESAKAKGYEVLLLDSPIVPHLIQKLETSKENVSFVRVDGDHIDNLIKKEEEQISKLSDEDKETVKTAITEAIATQSYTVQVEAMDSNAAPFIITQPEFMRRMKEMQQTGGGGMNMFGNMPEMYNLVVNGNHALVTDILSAEGEEKTRLIKQSFDLAKLSQNLLKGEELTNFIKRSYEMIK; translated from the coding sequence ATGTCAACAGGAAAAATTAATGTATCGGTAGAGAATATCTTTCCGCTTATTAAAAAGTTCTTATATAGTGATCACGAAATTTTCTTACGTGAACTTATCTCTAACGCAACAGATGCTACACTTAAGCTGAAGCACCTTACTTCTATAGGTGAAGCAAATGTAGAATATGAAAACCCTCGCATTGAAGTTAAGATTGATAAAGAGGGAAAAAAACTTCACATCATCGATCAAGGTATTGGGATGACCAAAGAGGAAGTTGAAAAATACATCAACCAACTAGCCTTCTCTGGAGCCGAGGAATTTTTAAACAAATATGAAGAAGGTGCTAAGGATACAGGGATTATAGGTCACTTCGGGTTAGGGTTTTATTCTGCCTTTATGGTAGCTTCTAAAGTTGAAATCATCACAAAATCATACAAAGATGAGCCTGCTGCGCATTGGACGTGTGACGGCAGCCCAGAATTTACACTTGTAGAAGCAGATAAAAAAGAACGTGGTACAGAAATTATCCTTCATATTGCAGAGGATAGTACAGAATTTTTAGAAGAATCTCGTATTTCTCAATTGCTTGCTAAGTATAACAAGTTTATGCCAGTTCCAATTAAATTTGGGATGAAAACGGAGACACTTCCAAAACCAGAGGATGCTAAGGAGGATGATCCAGCTCCTACTCAAGAAGTTGATAATATTATTAATAATCCAGATCCAGCTTGGACAAAGCAACCTGCAGATCTTGAAGATGAAGACTATAAGAATTTTTATAGAGAATTATACCCATCACAATTTGAAGAACCTTTATTCAACATTCACTTAAATGTTGATTATCCTTTTAACCTTACGGGTATTTTATACTTCCCTAAGTTAGGGCAGGATATGAATATGCAAAAGGATAAAATCCAGTTATATCAAAACCAGGTTTTCGTAACAGATAATGTAGAAGGAATCGTACCAGATTTCTTAACCATGTTACGAGGTGTGATAGACTCTCCAGACATTCCTTTAAATGTATCACGAAGTTATTTACAAGCAGATGGTGCTGTAAAGAAAATATCTGGTTATATAACTCGTAAAGTAGCAGATAAACTTAAGTCCTTATTTAATGCAGATAGAGAGGACTTTGAAAAGAAATGGGATGACATAAAGCTTGTTATTGAGTATGGAATGTTATCTGAAGACAAATTCTTTGAAAAGGCAGAAAAATTTGCACTATACCCTACAGTAGATAAAACATATTTTACTTGGGAAGAGCTAGAAGCAAAAATAAAAGACTCACAAACCGATAAGGATGGTAAAATGGTGATCTTGTATGCTAGTGATAAGGATGCGCAACATTCTTATATAGAAAGTGCTAAGGCAAAGGGATATGAAGTTCTTTTACTAGATTCTCCTATTGTGCCACACTTGATTCAAAAGCTGGAAACTAGTAAAGAGAATGTAAGTTTTGTACGTGTAGATGGAGATCACATTGATAACCTTATTAAGAAAGAGGAGGAGCAAATTTCTAAACTTTCTGATGAAGATAAGGAAACTGTAAAAACTGCAATTACAGAGGCTATTGCGACACAGTCCTATACAGTTCAAGTAGAAGCGATGGACAGTAATGCAGCACCATTTATTATTACGCAGCCTGAGTTTATGCGCCGTATGAAAGAGATGCAACAAACCGGTGGAGGCGGTATGAACATGTTTGGAAATATGCCAGAGATGTATAACCTCGTGGTAAATGGTAATCACGCCCTAGTCACTGATATCCTTAGTGCAGAAGGTGAAGAGAAAACAAGATTGATTAAACAATCGTTTGACCTAGCTAAGCTTTCTCAAAATCTCCTAAAAGGAGAAGAATTAACTAACTTTATTAAAAGATCTTACGAAATGATCAAATAA